DNA sequence from the Alosa sapidissima isolate fAloSap1 chromosome 13, fAloSap1.pri, whole genome shotgun sequence genome:
ggtgattcaaaacgagtcagaaaaggcgagacaggaccaattgtCAAAAtatcggtgtccaccactctagttcatccaaacaaaccaaaaaagggactcaaagtgctaaataccggaattttcctttaataaataaaactttGCCGATTTTTGGGAGATGGGACTTTAAACATAAGTTTCAACCTATGTTGAACatatagtaggctatatttgaataccatggccatgCCATAGCCTACCATAGCAAAcaattccccaaagcagaatgtTTTGCCATCCGTCAGTTTAGGCTAtacaggcctataggctaccccaagcactgtttgacatggggcgtttttgcttatttaacacTTTACACTAGACTAGGTTCATTAAACGAAGACACAACAGTGAATAATTTATcagtttatccatttattaatttcaatagcaaatagcctacattggcttGTAGGCTACGGCTCAAGTCCATTGGTAATGCTCATGTAGGTCTCCAAAGCCTCCCAGAACAGCTCTTCTCTATCCTTGAGACATGATTAGAAcacataggctagcctactcataagtgtcaggacgcagcaatgtctccctctgcatctgaagttctggtctcgagctgacattatcaatcgcttggcaccttaATGCAAActgaactgtgtttgatagccctccatctctacttccgctgataaaatgtgatcaccaacacTGCGCGCTCTAATATGTATCAGGTCACCCCCCCTACGCTTgtggttcagcccaacaaaaactgtaaaaaaatcaaaaatccaatattaactgaattttacttttgtttccaatccagtttctgtttttttctttatcttgtgTGACTAATGacaaatatagaaaataacagcaattatctatttgctgaccagttaaaaaaatggaaattggattattgaacacattttttatttggatcagatggatggagcaaatagaacaaagcactgcaaagcgttacacggaccttTTCGGTTACATTCATCCAAAAGTTGTGTTCATTTCcggtttttgttttcattctttgaaccgtttctaatccctgttttaaatacatgtatcagaaataCTCTCCCATCCCTTTGTGTTTGTCAATTTTGATCCAACGTCaccgctttgctatgttgcccacccaaaattttaaccagcccacccaaatgtaGTAGACTAGAACCAGCCCTGTTTCCTGCTGAGTGGTAATATGATTGAGCAGCCAGTCTGTATTATTTgatagtttgtttatttgtgcttctttgttgttttgttttacagcAGACACAATcgaaaaaaacgaatatgctGGACTTCTGTAGCCGCAGACGGACACTGCTGGTTGCCTTCTTTCTGAGTCTCACACTTTTTGGCAGTTTGTTTATCCAGTTGCCTTCACTGTTGTTGAAAATGACCCCAAGACCAGAAACTGAAGTCATTGACATGAACATTAATGGCACAAATACAACTGTTTTAGTGTGGTACTGGCCTTTTGGAGAGAAATCTAGTGTGGATGGCAACGTGTGTTGGGAGAGGTTTGGCATACCAAACTGCAAGTTGGTGGACGATCGTTCCATGTTCTCTGAAGCAGATTTTGTGGTTTTCCACAACCGTGAGCTGATCAAAGGCCATCAAAGACTGCCTGTGCACCTGACCCGACCACAAAGGCAGAAGTGGGTATGGTTCTCACTGGAAAGTCCAGCAAATAATGGAAATGTGAAGCCCTTTGCTGGGCACTTTAATTGCACCATGTCTTACCGTCATGATGCAGATATTTATACACCATATGGCAGTTTGGTACCCCAGGACTTTGGAACTGGATTGGCAGTAGAGGATTTCATAACAAAGAAAAAGACGTCTTTGGCTTGTTGGGTTGTGAGCAATTATGAAGCCCACCTTAAAAGAACTGCTGTTTACAACAGACTGAAAACAATTATACCAGTGAATGTGTATGGTGGAGCAGTGAATAAGCGCCTTGATGGTAAGGTTCTGTTACCCACAATCTCTCACTGCTACTTCTACCTGTCTTTTGAGAACTCCATTTTCAAAGACTACATCACAGAGAAATTCTGGTACAATGGCTTCATGGGTGGAGCAGTGCCTGTAGTTTTAGGTCCACCAAGGGAACAGTATGAGGCTGTGGCACCAAAAGACTCCTTCATCCATGTGGATGACTTCCCTTCATTAGAGGAGCTTGGAAAGTTCCTCAAGAGGCTGGCGGAGGATAAGGAACGCTATGTCTCATACTTCAACTGGAAACTGAAGTATACAGTAAAACGATTTGTCGATTGGAGGGAAGAATTTTGTAAAATTTGCCCCAAAGTCAGCAGCTTACAAAAGCATAAGGTCTATGAGGATTTACATACTTGGGAATGGCAATAAATCAGAGGAATCAAAACGCCAACAACAAGTCACTGTCTGTGACCTTCTGTGCCCAAAAAAGTCTATAGGCCTACCCCACTATCCCTGAAATTATAACAACAAGCCAGGGTGAAGTAAggggtgagagaaagtggaatagaacattatgtccaatattccaatatatggtttaatgttctgcattatgtccaatattccaatacgcggtttaatgttctgcatttctcattagtgggtcactttgatactaaaagtatgattctatgtaatgactgtatgatatctgtataggctactgtccctgtgtatatctctgtgtgactgtatttagagataagcgggaatattatgacttcgcagtgtttcactgttctgcatggctgcatcagtagctatctgctccggattgccaggttgccacttatcagagtctgattcagtgtagtccacgtgagatgggatgaccaacgccatttcccgtcagcctggaaggatacttaaaccataactatttccttgtctagttagagcagctgatggatctttaggtgaagtcatgctctctctcccttgatgcgcatcattgtaaataaactctgttcctgatttttcatactacagtattggtctgactgggtctctattaaatggtatgatcaaaattaccatcagggGTAAACAAAATATAGTAGATACTTTCAACAAGCACTTTATTAATGCAGGAATAGCTACTCAGTCAACCGTCTCCGCACTCTCAACATTCCCCTATGGTACAATTGACTACACTACCCCTTGAGCTAGACTAGTCTAGTAGTGTTCGAGCAAGGGGAACTCCGTCCCAATACAATGTACACAACACAGGTTCTaggaaaagtatgaaaatacaATCTTTATTAATAAATATACTTGAAGACGTTGGATGGTcaccaaactagatgtaccgcatagcggtacaaaatatgaccgccgcttagtcctgtacatccattccgcgaaaataaaatcacattaatcatttgtctccatcttctactccatcccccactcttgaaacttttgtgtatgcttgtttggcatgtgtgtttgcgggccgcacagaaagtagcctactggcgctgcaaaggtgaatagatttgtagcacttgccaaaaaatttgtagcattgttataaaacctctaaacaatcacaagtagggcagttcatcacagtccatccattgcaactggactgatgaaaggtacacctgtaggctacattgtatttgggaaaagcagaaggtagcaacataatgtatttatttatttattaaacaatttattaaacaaaGCAATCCCTGTCagatccatgcagttttcaacagctatcaagaagagaggtcatgtcatggatttttgtgaatgtttcttcttctacatatgcaagaGTTTAGTcttctagttcatatgatattcaacttaattgtcaatgcacaaattaaataccagtagtctaaaacaaaatgcagtttgacCAGGGATGTGCACaggggggttgctcaggttgcccAGGCAACTGCCCATATGCCCTTCTTGACTCATGTTGCCCTTCcaatggggaaaataaataaataaatcgtacaatggatgcagaatttcacgtaggcctagataaaaaaaatcgcaaagcctcattcacttccattcgggcaccgaaagtgaaagtcagtagGGGAAGGGCAAACTCTGTTTACGTGGCTGCAGCGCGCTGCACGCGACCGGCACCTGAGCAGAGCCTGCATAAGCGGCCCTAGAAGGAGATTGTCGCGGTTGTCATATGAGACGACTCAACATTGTTTACTCACAACACTCACACCACGCTTCTAGCTGGTTCACTCACTTCTTCTATATTATACGAGAACTCAACCAATTACCATCCTTTTCACCATCTACTAATCCCAAAGCCCTGAATGATTTTAGACGTGTAGCCCTCACTTCTCTATTCATGAAGGTGTTTGAGAAAGTGATGAAGCAGGTGATTCAGGTACAGATGCAGGGGGTCACTAGAATCCATGCAGTTTGCATATAGAGCAGGTAGAGGTGTGGAGGATGCAACTCTGACGTTGCTGAACAGCCTGTACCACCACTTTGAGAGCCCCATGTCCCTTGCTAGATTTCtttttattgatttttcctctgcTTTTAATACTATACCGCCAAGCCCCTGTGTGCACATGGATTGTGTCTCACAGTCTGACATTGTTAGTAATGCTCGTCATTGACTCATTCTTTCACATAGACAAACATGGCAAACAACTGGCAACAACTTGGCCAACAGGTTTGTCTGTGTTAACAGCTTACAGTAGGCATATTCACAGCTTAAAGGAACACTCCACCCATTTGCATTAGGCTTTGCATTGTTAGAAACCCAGTCATACTTTTGAATGGTCATGCAACACTCTCTCATTTCCCCCTGATACGGGAGAAATGCATATTCACCTCTTTACACTTCCTCCCACATGCAAAAATCGTAATTTTGCGTCATTGTCGGAGGAAGTGTATGAGGGGTGGATTTCTGTTGAGACTACAAGCGCTAGTTCCCACCCTTTCAACCCCGCCCATAGGGGGTTGGACCTAATGCGCTAACAGACCTATCACAGATCAGTGCCAGTGCTTTTGAATTCACTGGCAGAGAGCTGCAGAGCAGTGTTGCCAACTTAGCGACTTTGTCGCCATATTTAGCGAGATTTCAGACCCCCCAAGcgactttttttgtaaaaagcgACTAGCGACAAATCTAGC
Encoded proteins:
- the LOC121680709 gene encoding alpha-(1,3)-fucosyltransferase 7-like, with protein sequence MSFRCKRQTKYLLRGQFAGVLHSHQKQTQSKKTNMLDFCSRRRTLLVAFFLSLTLFGSLFIQLPSLLLKMTPRPETEVIDMNINGTNTTVLVWYWPFGEKSSVDGNVCWERFGIPNCKLVDDRSMFSEADFVVFHNRELIKGHQRLPVHLTRPQRQKWVWFSLESPANNGNVKPFAGHFNCTMSYRHDADIYTPYGSLVPQDFGTGLAVEDFITKKKTSLACWVVSNYEAHLKRTAVYNRLKTIIPVNVYGGAVNKRLDGKVLLPTISHCYFYLSFENSIFKDYITEKFWYNGFMGGAVPVVLGPPREQYEAVAPKDSFIHVDDFPSLEELGKFLKRLAEDKERYVSYFNWKLKYTVKRFVDWREEFCKICPKVSSLQKHKVYEDLHTWEWQ